One genomic region from Amblyraja radiata isolate CabotCenter1 unplaced genomic scaffold, sAmbRad1.1.pri S35, whole genome shotgun sequence encodes:
- the LOC116969379 gene encoding NACHT, LRR and PYD domains-containing protein 3-like, with translation MQKDNAKLREIMEEIQRSGEGSNETPCTNSKQHPFGKSPSKDYKERIRIITFQTGNQDTSRRQGHQSTEPGSIEGEGSNETPCTNSKQHPFGKSPSKDYKEHIIPFQTGNQDTSRRQGHQSTEPDSIEGTRDAEILHREFLRNWSKNLRVVQAGGEQTAGTRLFDDFYTDLRITGASPEGMPLGNDGETDEDVDPHQLLKRNNAETEETSTILVRGTAGSGKSTLIQKIIHDWATEYKYKGFKYIFSFKFQIINAIKHVTSLNTLVLEVYPHLVTCLEDIWKDPKTILFILDDLDQFEQSYIFTDDEGNGGPLGQFIYPHSYGFVRDILTSLIQGRLVKGCSLLVTTRPWRLEALQEIPATSTYHLTGFTQEKVEEYFQRNVGDKEKAQQLVQLLKASDTLGTLYTNPLFCSIIVSLPEWSQVEGNPMLTMGHTRVLSEYLTTIMCICGFDEQTSRQCLLSLGEVAYKKIRDKTFSFEANSLSELSRCLPIFTSALMMEEPGKHERGVVYKFTYPVLQNFVAALVKSRNTPGMSLKSLLNENYQATDDRFNIFSRFLVGLSSRRSTNWLERVLGSISPDASSSIADWIKESVKTRLSNLAGKMAQGKFLNILHCLFEFGDPQVATQALEPMRTIKFNQCSLNTFDCVVLSRTLIRCGPIEELDLSSCGVKQEGIRYLLPVLYKCNVLR, from the exons GTGAGGGATCAAATGAAACGCCGTGTACCAACAGTAAGCAGCATCCTTTTGGGAAAAGTCCTTCCAAGGACTACAAGGAGCGCATACGCATAATTACCTTTCAAACTGGCAACCAGGACACCTCTCGAAGGCAAGGTCATCAGTCCACAGAGCCTGGTtctattgaag GTGAGGGATCAAATGAAACGCCGTGTACCAACAGTAAGCAGCATCCTTTTGGGAAAAGTCCTTCCAAGGACTACAAGGAGCACATAATTCCCTTTCAAACTGGCAACCAGGACACCTCTCGAAGGCAAGGTCATCAGTCCACAGAGCCTGATtctattgaag GTACTCGAGACGCAGAAATTCTCCACAGGGAGTTTCTACGAAACTGGAGTAAGAATCTGAGAGTTGTGCAAGCAGGAGGCGAGCAAACGGCTGGGACACGCTTGTTTGATGACTTCTACACTGACCTGAGGATTACTGGCGCATCACCAGAGGGAATGCCCCTTGGAAATGACGGGGAAACCGATGAAGATGTGGATCCACATCAACTACTGAAACGCAACAACGCTGAGACAGAGGAGACCTCCACCATCTTGGTGCGGGGAACAGCCGGGAGTGGAAAAAGCACCCTGATACAGAAGATAATCCATGATTGGGCCACCGAATATAAATATAAGGGgttcaaatatatattttctttcaAGTTTCAGATCATAAACGCCATCAAACATGTGACAAGCTTAAACACCCTGGTCCTTGAAGTGTATCCTCATCTGGTCACGTGTCTGGAAGATATTTGGAAGGACCCTAAAACGATATTGTTCATCCTTGATGACTTGGACCAATTTGAGCAAAGTTACATCTTCACAGATGATGAGGGAAATGGTGGTCCACTCGGCCAGTTTATCTATCCTCATTCCTATGGATTTGTGCGTGACATCCTGACCTCCCTCATTCAGGGTAGGTTGGTCAAAGGATGCTCCTTGCTGGTCACCACACGACCATGGAGACTCGAGGCTCTGCAGGAGATACCTGCCACGTCAACCTACCATCTCACAGGATTTACCCAGGAGAAAGTTGAAGAATATTTCCAGCGTAACGTTGGAGACAAGGAGAAGGCACAACAGTTGGTGCAACTCCTTAAAGCAAGTGATACATTGGGTACGTTGTACACTAACCCTCTGTTCTGCTCCATTATCGTCTCCTTGCCCGAGTGGTCACAAGTTGAAGGAAATCCAATGTTGACCATGGGCCACACTCGGGTGCTCTCCGAATACCTTACAACCATCATGTGCATCTGTGGATTTGACGAACAAACCTCTCGGCAGTGTTTGCTGAGTTTGGGTGAAGTGGCGTACAAGAAAATCAGGGATAAAACCTTTTCATTTGAAGCCAACTCCTTAAGTGAACTGAGTCGCTGTCTTCCCATCTTCACATCTGCACTCATGATGGAGGAGCCAGGCAAACATGAGCGTGGGGTTGTCTACAAATTCACGTACCCTGTTCTCCAGAACTTTGTTGCTGCCCTTGTTAAAAGCCGAAACACCCCAGGAATGTCCCTAAAATCGTTGTTAAATGAGAATTACCAGGCTACAGATGACAGATTCAACATCTTCTCCAGGTTTCTGGTGGGTCTCTCCTCACGGAGGTCAACCAATTGGCTGGAGAGAGTATTGGGCTCAATTTCACCCGACGCCTCATCTTCCATCGCCGACTGGATCAAAGAAAGTGTGAAAACGCGCCTGTCCAACTTGGCCGGAAAGATGGCCCAGGGCAAGTTCTTGAACATACTGCACTGCTTGTTTGAATTCGGAGACCCTCAAGTGGCCACCCAGGCATTGGAACCCATGAGGACCATAAAATTCAATCAATGTTCCCTCAACACGTTCGACTGTGTGGTTTTATCGAGGACATTGATCCGCTGTGGACCCATTGAGGAACTGGACCTCAGCTCATGCGGCGTAAAACAGGAGGGAATTCGATATCTACTACCCGTGTTGTACAAGTGTAACGTGCTCAGGTAA